The Caulifigura coniformis genome includes a region encoding these proteins:
- a CDS encoding integrase core domain-containing protein codes for MRAHVERFIQTLKHGCLNKFAIVGSRHLNDINSEFQVHNDRERPHDARGSPPPDPFDIPNAPRAERPDVVAHSRLGGQLTSYSQRTARELSRE; via the coding sequence CTGCGAGCCCACGTCGAGCGCTTCATCCAGACGCTCAAGCACGGGTGCCTGAACAAGTTCGCGATCGTGGGCAGTCGCCACCTGAACGACATCAACAGCGAGTTCCAGGTGCACAACGACCGGGAACGGCCGCATGACGCGAGGGGAAGCCCGCCGCCGGACCCGTTCGACATTCCGAACGCGCCTCGAGCGGAACGGCCAGACGTCGTGGCCCACAGCCGACTGGGCGGGCAGTTGACGTCGTACTCGCAACGTACGGCCCGAGAGCTGAGTCGCGAGTGA
- the metE gene encoding 5-methyltetrahydropteroyltriglutamate--homocysteine S-methyltransferase — MITSHNLGFPRIGAERELKFAQETYWKGQSSLADLKAVGAELRRQNWQTQASLDLVPVGDFAFYDQMLDMSFTLGNLPERVRGYEGDLLDNYFRVARGRSAPQAMGSNPEGVAAGEMTKWFDTNYHYIVPEFTAGSEFKLDAARLVDQIREAKAVGVNVKPVIVGPVTYLALGKAKDDSDNLALLPKLLTVYQQLLETVANEGCEWIQVDESILVTELESAWQKAFETAYQALSTSKVKILLTTYFGPLLANLPLVAALPVAGVHLDAANAREEVATLIQKLPADRVLSLGVINGRNIWKTDLNGLLDWLEPIAKQLGDRLWIAPSCSLLHVPVDLDSEKKLDGEIKSWLAFAKQKLEELRVVKQALAGGRGSVEAELKANQAAIASRRQSLRVNNPAVKAAVAKIDAKLGERKSEFPKRAEKQAAILKLPKFPTTTIGSFPQTADIRRARNQFKAGKIDETSYTAAMENEIARCVREQEALGLDVFVHGEAERNDMVEYFGEQLDGYAFSEFGWVQSYGSRCVKPPILFGDISRPKPMTVRWIKYAQSLTKKPMKGMLTGPVTILNWSFVRDDQPRSVSCKQIALAIRDEVLDLEKAGVQVIQIDEAALREGLPLRRFQWKEYLDWAVESFRIAANGVSDSTQIHTHMCYSEFNDIIEAIAQMDADAITIETSRSDMELLEAFETFKYPNDIGPGVYDIHSPNIPTEKHIVGLMQKAAERIPAERLWVNPDCGLKTRQWEEVIPALTNMVAAAKTLRVTTNAQ; from the coding sequence ATGATCACGTCGCACAATCTGGGCTTCCCCCGCATCGGAGCAGAACGCGAACTGAAGTTCGCGCAGGAAACCTACTGGAAGGGACAGTCGAGCCTCGCTGACCTCAAGGCCGTCGGCGCCGAACTCCGTCGGCAGAACTGGCAGACGCAGGCCTCGCTGGACCTGGTACCGGTCGGCGACTTCGCGTTCTACGACCAGATGCTCGACATGAGCTTCACGCTCGGGAATCTCCCGGAGCGGGTCCGCGGTTACGAGGGGGACCTTCTCGACAACTACTTCCGCGTGGCTCGAGGACGCTCAGCACCACAGGCAATGGGTTCGAACCCGGAAGGCGTCGCCGCCGGTGAAATGACCAAGTGGTTCGACACCAACTACCACTACATCGTTCCCGAGTTCACCGCTGGTTCCGAGTTCAAGCTGGATGCGGCTCGCCTCGTCGACCAGATCCGGGAAGCCAAGGCCGTCGGAGTGAACGTCAAGCCGGTCATCGTCGGCCCGGTCACTTACCTGGCGCTCGGAAAAGCGAAAGACGATTCCGACAACCTCGCTCTGCTGCCCAAACTGCTCACGGTCTATCAACAGCTGCTGGAGACGGTCGCCAACGAAGGCTGCGAATGGATCCAGGTCGATGAATCGATCCTGGTCACCGAACTGGAATCGGCCTGGCAGAAGGCGTTCGAGACGGCCTACCAGGCGCTGAGCACCAGCAAGGTCAAGATCCTGCTGACAACGTACTTCGGCCCGCTGCTTGCGAATCTGCCTCTTGTCGCCGCCCTGCCGGTTGCTGGCGTGCATCTCGATGCCGCTAATGCCCGCGAAGAAGTCGCGACGTTGATTCAGAAGCTGCCGGCCGATCGCGTGCTGTCGCTGGGCGTCATCAACGGCCGCAACATCTGGAAGACCGATCTCAACGGCCTGCTCGATTGGCTGGAGCCGATCGCGAAGCAGCTCGGCGATCGTCTTTGGATCGCTCCGTCGTGCTCGCTGCTGCATGTGCCGGTCGACCTCGACAGCGAGAAGAAGCTCGACGGCGAGATCAAATCCTGGCTGGCTTTTGCGAAGCAGAAGCTCGAAGAACTCCGCGTCGTCAAGCAGGCGCTGGCCGGCGGCCGAGGCTCGGTGGAAGCCGAACTCAAAGCCAATCAGGCCGCAATCGCATCGCGTCGTCAGTCGCTTCGAGTGAATAACCCGGCTGTCAAAGCCGCCGTCGCCAAGATCGACGCGAAGCTCGGTGAGCGGAAGAGCGAGTTCCCGAAGCGCGCAGAAAAGCAGGCTGCGATCCTCAAGCTTCCCAAGTTCCCGACGACGACCATCGGCTCATTCCCGCAGACGGCCGACATTCGCCGAGCCCGTAATCAGTTCAAAGCCGGCAAGATTGATGAGACCAGCTACACCGCAGCGATGGAGAACGAGATCGCCCGGTGCGTCCGCGAGCAGGAAGCTTTGGGGCTCGACGTCTTTGTGCACGGTGAAGCCGAGCGCAACGACATGGTTGAGTACTTCGGCGAGCAGCTCGACGGGTACGCCTTCAGCGAGTTCGGCTGGGTGCAGTCGTACGGCTCCCGTTGCGTGAAGCCGCCGATCCTGTTCGGCGACATCAGCCGGCCGAAGCCAATGACGGTCCGCTGGATCAAGTACGCCCAGTCGCTGACGAAGAAGCCGATGAAGGGAATGCTGACCGGCCCGGTCACGATCCTGAACTGGTCGTTCGTTCGCGACGATCAGCCGCGTTCAGTTTCCTGCAAGCAGATCGCCCTGGCGATTCGCGACGAGGTGCTCGACCTCGAGAAGGCCGGCGTGCAGGTCATCCAGATCGATGAGGCCGCGCTCCGCGAAGGTCTGCCGCTCCGGCGTTTCCAGTGGAAAGAGTACCTCGACTGGGCCGTGGAGTCGTTCCGGATCGCCGCGAACGGTGTGTCGGATAGCACGCAGATCCACACCCATATGTGCTACTCGGAGTTCAACGACATCATCGAAGCGATCGCCCAGATGGATGCCGACGCGATCACGATCGAAACCTCCCGTTCGGATATGGAGCTGCTGGAAGCCTTCGAGACGTTCAAGTACCCGAACGATATCGGCCCGGGTGTGTACGACATCCACTCGCCCAACATCCCCACCGAGAAGCACATCGTCGGGCTGATGCAGAAGGCGGCGGAGCGGATCCCCGCCGAACGCCTTTGGGTGAATCCGGATTGCGGCCTGAAGACGCGGCAATGGGAAGAGGTGATTCCGGCCCTGACCAACATGGTCGCGGCCGCGAAGACGCTTCGAGTCACTACGAACGCTCAGTAA
- a CDS encoding DUF4198 domain-containing protein encodes MPRPLILAIALVLVSPLTANAHKMWLLPSDTVLSGSEPLITVDGAISNDLFYFNHHALPLDTLVITAPDGSQVEGESKAMLKYRSVFDVPLRQKGTYKIAVPRSGVFASWEADGKPQRWRGAAKDVAAKIPANAEKVEVSETVGRIETFVTNGAPSDRALQTTGKGIELIPLTHPNDLYVGSKGRFRLLVDGKPTGELKIEMVRGGTRYRDSQDEIHATTDTNGEFEVEFKEPGMYWMETSTSDAKTTVSQAKTRYLSYTATFEVLPK; translated from the coding sequence ATGCCCCGCCCTCTGATCCTCGCGATCGCGCTCGTCCTGGTCTCGCCACTGACCGCCAATGCCCACAAGATGTGGCTCTTGCCGTCCGACACCGTATTGTCCGGCTCGGAGCCGCTGATCACCGTCGACGGCGCCATCTCGAACGATCTGTTCTACTTCAACCACCACGCGCTCCCGCTCGACACGCTGGTCATCACGGCCCCGGACGGTTCGCAGGTCGAAGGTGAAAGCAAGGCGATGCTCAAGTATCGCAGCGTGTTCGACGTCCCGCTGCGTCAGAAGGGAACCTACAAGATCGCCGTGCCGCGTTCGGGAGTGTTCGCCAGTTGGGAAGCCGATGGCAAGCCGCAGCGTTGGCGTGGAGCGGCCAAGGATGTCGCCGCGAAAATCCCCGCGAACGCCGAGAAGGTGGAAGTGTCCGAGACCGTCGGCCGCATCGAAACTTTCGTGACCAATGGCGCTCCGTCCGATCGCGCTCTGCAGACGACCGGCAAGGGGATCGAACTCATCCCGCTGACGCACCCGAATGACCTCTATGTCGGCTCCAAAGGACGCTTCCGCCTCCTGGTCGACGGCAAGCCGACCGGCGAACTGAAGATCGAAATGGTCCGCGGCGGCACGCGCTACCGCGACTCGCAGGACGAGATCCACGCCACCACGGACACCAACGGCGAGTTCGAAGTCGAATTCAAGGAGCCCGGCATGTACTGGATGGAGACCTCGACCAGCGACGCCAAGACGACCGTCTCGCAGGCGAAGACCCGGTACCTCAGCTATACCGCGACATTCGAAGTGCTGCCGAAGTAA
- a CDS encoding DUF1559 domain-containing protein has protein sequence MSSLFRIRRGFTLIELLVVIAVIAVLVALLLPAVQQAREAARKTQCRNNLKQMGLAMHNYESAMRMFPKGGPAISLPDSAVANPTPANLNAWATMSRYASWGTVLLPYLDQGPLYNQWDMNLWYSQGSNVPLAQTRLAVFICPTNPKSQDLKANGDTPLSTTRLYGRNDYAGNWGERNLRCHPARCANSHSDQNDSAGRGPMRLLSESAVGVRDITDGLSNTVMLGEAPNAIFGQWAGHKNLMDQSAPLNGIISSTSPWDSCRPFGLVTPEGGLGCDPGHQDFHSFHTGGAFFLFCDGSVRWLNQNIDLKTFAGVLSRKGGEVLGEF, from the coding sequence ATGTCCTCTCTCTTCAGAATTCGTCGCGGGTTCACGCTGATCGAACTCCTGGTCGTCATCGCCGTGATTGCCGTCCTTGTCGCGTTACTGTTGCCCGCCGTGCAACAAGCGCGCGAGGCCGCCCGGAAGACCCAGTGTCGCAATAACCTGAAGCAGATGGGGCTGGCGATGCACAACTACGAATCGGCCATGCGCATGTTTCCGAAAGGGGGGCCGGCGATTTCGCTTCCGGATTCCGCTGTGGCCAACCCGACTCCTGCGAACCTCAATGCCTGGGCAACGATGTCCCGTTATGCCAGCTGGGGAACCGTGCTGCTGCCCTATCTCGATCAGGGGCCGCTCTACAATCAATGGGACATGAACCTGTGGTACTCGCAAGGCAGCAATGTGCCACTCGCACAGACACGGCTCGCAGTCTTCATCTGCCCGACGAATCCGAAGTCCCAGGATCTCAAAGCCAATGGCGACACCCCACTGTCAACGACCAGGCTGTACGGTCGGAACGATTACGCGGGGAACTGGGGCGAACGAAATCTCAGGTGTCATCCTGCGAGATGTGCGAACAGTCACAGTGACCAGAACGACTCGGCGGGACGGGGACCGATGCGATTGCTGTCAGAAAGCGCCGTCGGTGTACGCGACATCACGGACGGACTCTCCAATACCGTCATGCTCGGAGAGGCTCCCAACGCGATCTTCGGTCAGTGGGCGGGGCACAAGAATCTCATGGACCAGTCAGCGCCGCTGAACGGCATCATCAGCTCGACCTCACCATGGGATAGCTGCCGCCCCTTCGGTCTTGTCACGCCGGAAGGAGGACTGGGATGTGACCCCGGCCATCAGGATTTCCACAGCTTCCACACAGGGGGAGCGTTCTTCCTCTTCTGCGACGGGAGCGTGCGATGGCTCAATCAGAACATCGACCTGAAGACCTTCGCAGGAGTGCTTTCGCGCAAGGGCGGTGAAGTCCTCGGGGAATTCTGA
- a CDS encoding DUF4465 domain-containing protein, translating to MLFSRYATCIRCCALLIITAVGLPARAEIITFDDLPPGQGTQYSGADVVGSYYYGDSPDGVIVEGTYGPVYESTFTSGGAGFINRVDQTYGSWSGFSYSNVSDIVTPGFENQYAAYTLSDPGSGMGPGVDNYGIAFGYDDIVPNLFDPDAFDPTDIADLFRLPTLSLPTGMAAVGMYVTNTTYAALSMLGGDSFGKTFGGASGDDPDWFKLTAYGIGADGLAMAESVEFYLADYRFDDNSLDYIVDDWTWMDLSALADAKSLHFNLASSDAGDFGMNTPAYFAMDDLQLEAVPEPTSLMFAAVTGLGVVLRRRGLRKKSA from the coding sequence ATGCTCTTTTCGCGTTACGCCACCTGTATTCGCTGTTGCGCCTTGCTGATCATTACCGCCGTCGGCTTACCTGCTCGCGCGGAAATCATCACCTTCGACGATCTCCCGCCTGGGCAAGGCACCCAATACAGCGGAGCGGATGTCGTAGGAAGCTACTACTACGGCGATTCGCCTGACGGCGTCATCGTTGAAGGCACCTACGGCCCTGTTTACGAGAGCACGTTTACCAGCGGGGGAGCAGGGTTCATCAATCGGGTCGATCAGACGTATGGGAGCTGGAGCGGGTTCTCCTACTCGAACGTCAGCGACATCGTGACACCCGGCTTCGAGAACCAATATGCGGCCTACACCCTTTCCGATCCGGGATCTGGAATGGGGCCGGGTGTTGACAACTACGGGATTGCATTTGGCTACGACGACATCGTTCCCAATCTGTTCGATCCTGACGCGTTCGACCCGACGGACATTGCTGACCTGTTCCGCCTGCCGACCCTCAGCCTTCCCACCGGCATGGCGGCAGTGGGGATGTACGTCACAAACACGACTTATGCCGCTCTGTCAATGCTCGGTGGCGACAGCTTCGGCAAGACATTCGGAGGTGCGAGCGGGGACGACCCCGACTGGTTCAAGCTCACTGCCTATGGCATCGGTGCTGACGGCCTGGCAATGGCCGAGTCGGTCGAGTTCTACCTCGCGGACTATCGGTTTGACGACAATTCATTGGACTACATCGTCGACGATTGGACCTGGATGGATCTCTCGGCCCTTGCGGACGCGAAAAGTCTCCACTTCAACCTGGCATCGAGCGACGCGGGTGACTTTGGGATGAACACCCCCGCGTATTTCGCAATGGACGATCTGCAACTTGAAGCCGTGCCGGAGCCGACGAGCCTGATGTTCGCGGCTGTTACGGGGCTGGGGGTCGTCCTTCGGAGGCGCGGCCTTCGAAAGAAATCTGCTTAA
- the metF gene encoding methylenetetrahydrofolate reductase [NAD(P)H], which translates to MNIRDAYGPNRFGLSFEVFPPKSLEGDRQLATELEKLAECRPAFISCTYGAGGSTSKRTLEWCGRIQQEFSTPAMAHLTCLNSTADSLKHWMRQAFDSGINNLMVLRGDLPRNASTGGEEAPGGLRRAHELVTLARELSDSIGIGVAGYPEKHPESPDDETDLLHLGTKVRCGADAVFTQLFFDNRTFLAFRDRAIRAGIQTPIVPGIMPVTEYDSLVRISSLCGSVIPDELQSGLEAARHDPVAQFEFGVDYAIQQCRDLIRHGVPGIHFYVLNKAAAVRLIVRELLFDARDLSPIAGRTPGKQLASCDKDLVAARQTETWY; encoded by the coding sequence ATGAACATCAGAGACGCCTACGGTCCGAATCGCTTTGGATTGTCATTCGAGGTGTTTCCGCCGAAGTCCCTGGAGGGAGACCGTCAGCTCGCGACTGAGTTGGAAAAGCTTGCTGAATGTCGGCCTGCATTCATTTCCTGCACGTACGGAGCCGGCGGATCGACCAGTAAGCGGACGTTGGAATGGTGCGGCAGGATTCAGCAGGAGTTCTCAACTCCGGCAATGGCCCACCTGACCTGCCTCAACTCGACCGCTGACAGTCTCAAGCACTGGATGCGGCAGGCGTTCGATAGCGGAATCAACAATCTGATGGTCCTGAGGGGCGATCTTCCCAGAAACGCATCGACTGGCGGCGAAGAAGCCCCGGGCGGCCTTCGCAGGGCCCATGAACTCGTGACGCTTGCCCGCGAGCTGTCCGACAGCATTGGAATCGGCGTGGCCGGCTATCCCGAAAAGCACCCGGAATCGCCCGATGATGAGACGGACCTGCTCCACCTTGGCACGAAGGTGCGGTGTGGCGCCGATGCCGTCTTCACTCAGCTGTTCTTCGACAATCGGACCTTCCTCGCGTTCCGCGATCGAGCAATTCGGGCCGGGATCCAAACTCCAATCGTCCCTGGCATCATGCCGGTCACGGAGTATGACAGTCTGGTCCGAATCAGCTCACTCTGCGGGTCGGTGATTCCGGACGAGTTGCAAAGCGGACTCGAGGCCGCGCGTCATGATCCTGTCGCGCAGTTCGAATTCGGTGTCGACTACGCAATCCAGCAATGCCGAGACCTCATCAGGCATGGAGTTCCAGGAATCCATTTCTACGTTCTCAACAAGGCGGCCGCGGTCCGTCTGATCGTCCGTGAGTTGTTGTTCGATGCCCGCGACTTGAGTCCGATCGCCGGTCGCACACCTGGCAAGCAGCTGGCAAGCTGCGACAAAGATCTCGTTGCGGCGAGGCAAACAGAAACGTGGTACTGA
- a CDS encoding potassium channel family protein — translation MALARLLLALVLVVSVFTVVFHVLMEREGQSHSWATAVYWVMVVMSTLGFGDITFQSDLGRVFSVFVLLSGSVFMLVLLPFMFIQFFYSPWMEAQAAARAPRQVQARINRHVLVTGLGVIEQSLIRMLKRAEIPYVVLVSELAEALRLHDDGYSVMVGEVDDRDTYLRAGVERAALVVTALKDTTNTNVAFTVREISSSVSVVATAAAPASVDILQLAGCNEVLQLGEMLGQALARRVLGRDAKCHVVGEFEELLIAEAAAAGTPLVGRTLKEIRLAEHARVNVVGVWNRGRFELAGPETLITSTSVLLLAGTAADLEEYDGLFCVYSTSDAPVIIVGGGRVGRATATALSERGVEYRIVERNADRVRVKGQYVIGDAAELDVLKAAGIMTCSSVVITTHDDDINVYLAIYCRRLRSDVQILARANQDRNVSTLHRAGADFVMSYASTGASTMFNLLKRGTLLLLADGLDAFRVPVPPPLIGKTLQECRFRQTTGCNVVAIEQGGRLDTHPAPQTRLAADAELVLVGDAESEQRFFDSLQ, via the coding sequence ATGGCCCTGGCTCGGCTGCTGCTGGCCCTGGTGCTTGTTGTGAGTGTGTTTACGGTCGTCTTCCATGTGCTGATGGAGCGGGAAGGACAATCGCATTCTTGGGCGACTGCCGTGTACTGGGTCATGGTCGTGATGTCGACACTGGGTTTTGGCGACATCACGTTCCAATCCGATCTTGGCCGGGTGTTCTCGGTCTTTGTGCTGCTGTCGGGGTCTGTGTTCATGCTGGTGTTGCTCCCGTTCATGTTCATCCAGTTCTTCTATTCGCCGTGGATGGAGGCTCAGGCGGCTGCCCGAGCCCCGCGACAGGTTCAGGCGCGTATCAATCGACACGTCCTGGTGACTGGACTGGGAGTCATCGAGCAATCATTGATTCGAATGCTGAAGCGAGCAGAGATCCCGTACGTGGTTCTGGTCAGTGAACTGGCCGAAGCACTGCGGCTGCATGACGACGGTTACTCTGTCATGGTTGGCGAGGTCGACGATCGCGACACCTACTTGCGTGCAGGAGTCGAACGAGCGGCGCTTGTTGTCACAGCACTCAAAGACACGACGAACACGAATGTCGCGTTCACGGTCCGCGAGATTTCGTCGAGTGTCTCTGTAGTTGCGACGGCTGCTGCTCCTGCATCAGTCGATATTCTGCAACTCGCAGGTTGCAACGAGGTGTTACAGCTGGGAGAGATGCTGGGGCAGGCATTAGCGAGGCGAGTGTTGGGGCGTGACGCGAAGTGTCACGTGGTCGGTGAGTTCGAGGAACTGCTCATTGCCGAGGCCGCCGCTGCAGGTACGCCTCTCGTCGGTCGGACACTGAAGGAGATTCGCCTGGCAGAACATGCGCGGGTGAATGTCGTGGGAGTCTGGAATCGCGGGCGTTTCGAGCTCGCGGGACCGGAGACTTTGATAACTTCGACCTCCGTGCTGCTGCTCGCCGGCACTGCAGCGGATCTCGAGGAGTATGATGGGCTGTTCTGCGTCTATTCAACGTCCGACGCCCCCGTGATCATCGTTGGTGGCGGCCGAGTCGGGCGGGCGACTGCCACGGCGCTCAGTGAGCGGGGTGTGGAATACCGAATCGTTGAACGCAATGCCGATCGCGTGAGGGTCAAGGGGCAGTATGTGATCGGAGATGCGGCAGAACTGGATGTGCTCAAGGCGGCTGGAATCATGACCTGCTCGTCAGTCGTGATCACAACTCACGATGACGATATCAACGTCTACCTGGCAATCTACTGCCGGCGGCTGAGGTCGGATGTCCAGATTCTGGCGCGCGCGAATCAGGACCGGAATGTTTCAACCTTGCATCGCGCGGGGGCGGACTTCGTGATGTCTTATGCCTCAACCGGCGCGAGCACGATGTTCAACCTGCTCAAGCGTGGAACGTTGCTTCTGCTTGCCGATGGTCTGGATGCCTTCCGCGTTCCTGTTCCGCCACCACTGATCGGAAAAACGCTTCAAGAGTGTCGTTTTCGGCAGACGACGGGGTGCAACGTTGTCGCGATCGAACAGGGGGGGCGGTTGGACACGCATCCAGCGCCACAAACCCGGCTCGCGGCGGACGCCGAACTGGTACTCGTCGGAGATGCAGAATCAGAACAGAGGTTTTTTGACTCGCTCCAATAG
- a CDS encoding DUF2271 domain-containing protein, with the protein MRRIVVVALMAVMAGATLRSSPAEEPKPKADELQMKSDKMELKVEIPQLNVSEYHRPYVAMWIQNEKQEVVTNLAVWYQLKGTTDGAGTKWLPDLRQWWRRSGRNIEFPADGISAPSRPVGEHTVTIDDQKLAKLSPGKYVLLVEAAREVGGRELLEIPFHWPGDKSVTYQVAGKKELGKITLTVKP; encoded by the coding sequence ATGAGACGCATTGTTGTGGTCGCGCTGATGGCCGTCATGGCCGGTGCGACGTTGCGATCCAGCCCGGCCGAGGAGCCGAAGCCCAAGGCCGACGAGCTCCAGATGAAGTCGGACAAGATGGAGCTGAAGGTCGAGATTCCACAGCTCAACGTCTCCGAATACCACCGTCCTTACGTGGCGATGTGGATCCAGAACGAGAAGCAGGAAGTCGTCACGAATCTGGCGGTCTGGTATCAGCTCAAGGGAACCACCGACGGCGCCGGAACCAAATGGCTTCCCGACCTGCGGCAGTGGTGGCGGCGCTCAGGGCGGAACATCGAGTTCCCGGCCGATGGCATCTCTGCTCCATCACGCCCCGTTGGTGAGCACACGGTGACGATCGACGATCAGAAACTCGCGAAACTCTCCCCTGGCAAGTACGTCCTGCTGGTCGAAGCGGCCAGGGAGGTCGGCGGACGGGAACTACTCGAAATTCCGTTCCACTGGCCCGGCGACAAGTCGGTCACCTATCAGGTCGCCGGAAAGAAAGAACTGGGGAAGATCACCCTTACGGTGAAGCCCTGA
- a CDS encoding LysR family transcriptional regulator, giving the protein MLSTIQRGHLEIIRAIDRGGSVTAAAESLYVTQPALSHSIRKLEESLGLKIWDREGRVLRLTQGGQYLLEVANRLLPQFERAEQQLRQFAQGERGTLRVGMECHPCYQWLLKIAEPFLEAWPDVDLDVIQKFQFGGIDALTGHDIDVLVTPDPLKRQGLFFEPVFDYEQVLVVGPGHPLRKAKYAEAEQLADQTLITYPVSVDRLDVFNYFLAPAGVVPARHKLIETTDIILQMVACGRGVAALPRWLVKEQQARFEIFPVRLGKTGIDKQIFLGLRKNDLEIDYVKALLEVARASKSLAK; this is encoded by the coding sequence ATGCTGTCGACGATCCAACGAGGTCACCTCGAAATCATCAGGGCGATCGATCGAGGGGGTTCGGTGACGGCCGCCGCTGAGTCGCTCTACGTCACTCAGCCTGCGCTCAGTCACTCGATTCGCAAGCTGGAAGAATCGCTCGGGCTGAAGATCTGGGACCGGGAAGGACGAGTTCTTCGCCTCACTCAAGGAGGTCAATACCTCCTCGAAGTGGCGAATCGGCTCCTCCCGCAGTTTGAACGCGCGGAACAGCAGCTGCGTCAGTTCGCGCAGGGGGAGCGCGGGACACTTCGGGTCGGGATGGAATGTCATCCCTGCTACCAGTGGTTGTTGAAGATCGCAGAGCCCTTTCTGGAAGCCTGGCCGGACGTCGATCTGGACGTCATTCAGAAGTTTCAGTTCGGCGGAATTGATGCGCTGACCGGACACGACATCGATGTGCTTGTCACTCCGGATCCGCTCAAACGACAGGGACTCTTCTTCGAGCCAGTTTTCGACTACGAGCAAGTTCTCGTTGTTGGGCCGGGCCACCCACTCCGGAAGGCGAAGTATGCAGAGGCCGAGCAACTGGCCGATCAAACGCTGATTACCTACCCGGTGTCCGTCGACCGCCTCGACGTGTTCAATTACTTTCTGGCGCCAGCCGGAGTGGTGCCGGCGAGACACAAACTCATCGAAACCACCGACATCATCCTGCAAATGGTGGCCTGTGGTCGCGGTGTTGCGGCCTTGCCGCGATGGCTCGTCAAGGAACAGCAGGCGCGATTCGAAATCTTCCCGGTTCGACTCGGGAAAACCGGAATCGACAAGCAGATCTTTCTTGGGCTTCGCAAAAACGATCTGGAGATCGATTACGTCAAGGCCTTGCTTGAGGTCGCCCGTGCAAGCAAGTCACTCGCGAAGTAA